From the genome of Oikeobacillus pervagus, one region includes:
- a CDS encoding DEAD/DEAH box helicase: MSKLGNISIHMHWLEEEQRFFLFGEDRNGYIIRPEYFAKQFLLWHEESYFGTKIDISEKEEIPGITLSAWEWVTALSAEKFSHLIHWEWDDLGDLGLAIAPIIYETISSGKWLPNFNPDHQQWVIPSAVWDEFSNDFWKNSTEGLNHRELVRTVFELCAKQSIEQRMPDHVKHRLATVQSGSLSPEELTQYFDEERWREWIEIDESPLPFTIGLRLTEPEEDELPWQLETILRNKKNPEKLYSVDARLPRNWKQHLPHVEKEQNRWLRLFPWLEKDGTLMGELSEELAWQFLTNASEKLLQLGIEILLPSWWESIRQASLSLSAKVRSSQTNYRRSFVGLNAVLDFDWRLSMNGAELSEEEFQQLIEQNRRLIKVDGEWIQLDPEMIQKLQKLMNQAKKEGLTISDLLEQELTPVESSDEEEDLSIQTFAKIQIDLTRSLKKMISQLKDTTTIPLEEAPSTLQGELRPYQQLGFSWLLFLRSFGFGACLADDMGLGKTIQLISYLLKVKENEKSDTPALIICPTSVLGNWQKELEKFAPSLQVVLHYGSNRPQDEEFVKSVQQADVVLTSYGLSHLDFDSLSSIHWSTIALDEAQNIKNSQTKQSRAIRKLKGMHHIALTGTPMENRLSELWSLFDFINHGYLGGVQQFQKRYILPIEKEHSKEKIEELQSRIRPFLLRRTKKDPDVELNLPDKLEQKEYCPLTAEQAMLYESYIQETFTEIEKLSAFQRRGLILQMLNKLKQLCNHPALFLKESRSNKIIERSEKLQKLVDLTDYIMNNQEACLIFTQYIGMGEMIQQELEQRFKVKIPFLNGSMAKSQRDKLVEQFQNGEYPIFLLSLKAGGTGLNLTAANHVIHYDRWWNPAIENQATDRAYRIGQKRFVHVHKLITTGTLEEKIDEMLEKKQALNDEIIQSDQWITELSDTELHQLIKLQ, from the coding sequence ATGAGTAAACTGGGGAATATTTCAATACACATGCATTGGTTAGAAGAAGAACAGCGCTTTTTTCTATTTGGTGAAGATCGAAACGGTTATATTATACGACCCGAGTATTTTGCCAAACAGTTTTTGCTATGGCATGAAGAAAGCTATTTTGGAACAAAAATTGACATCAGTGAAAAAGAAGAAATACCTGGAATCACTTTATCCGCATGGGAATGGGTAACGGCCTTAAGTGCCGAGAAATTTAGTCATCTTATTCATTGGGAGTGGGATGATCTTGGAGATTTAGGATTAGCGATTGCTCCTATTATTTATGAGACGATTTCAAGCGGAAAGTGGCTTCCAAATTTTAATCCTGATCACCAGCAATGGGTGATCCCTTCAGCTGTTTGGGATGAGTTTTCAAATGATTTTTGGAAAAACTCGACAGAAGGATTGAATCATCGTGAGCTAGTGAGAACTGTATTTGAACTATGTGCAAAACAATCGATTGAACAAAGAATGCCAGATCATGTAAAACACAGACTTGCAACAGTTCAAAGTGGATCCCTTTCTCCAGAAGAATTAACTCAATACTTCGATGAGGAACGGTGGCGAGAATGGATTGAAATCGATGAAAGTCCTCTCCCTTTTACCATTGGTCTACGTTTAACAGAACCAGAAGAAGATGAACTTCCATGGCAGCTTGAAACTATTTTGAGAAATAAAAAAAATCCCGAGAAACTTTATAGTGTGGATGCTAGACTTCCACGAAATTGGAAACAACATCTACCCCATGTTGAAAAAGAACAGAATCGATGGCTTCGCTTATTTCCATGGCTTGAAAAAGACGGTACATTAATGGGAGAGTTATCGGAAGAATTAGCGTGGCAATTTTTGACGAACGCAAGCGAAAAGCTACTGCAACTTGGAATTGAAATTTTGCTTCCTTCATGGTGGGAGTCGATTCGCCAAGCCTCCCTTTCATTATCTGCAAAAGTCCGGTCTAGCCAAACCAATTATCGGCGGTCATTCGTCGGGTTGAATGCTGTGCTTGACTTTGATTGGAGATTGTCTATGAATGGAGCCGAGTTGTCAGAGGAAGAGTTTCAACAATTAATTGAACAAAATCGACGACTTATAAAGGTGGATGGTGAATGGATTCAGCTCGACCCTGAGATGATTCAAAAGCTTCAGAAATTGATGAATCAAGCGAAAAAAGAAGGGTTAACGATTTCCGATTTGCTTGAGCAAGAATTAACTCCTGTTGAGTCATCCGATGAAGAGGAAGATCTTTCAATCCAAACATTTGCTAAGATCCAAATCGATTTAACTCGTTCCTTAAAAAAGATGATTTCACAATTAAAAGATACGACGACGATTCCATTGGAAGAGGCTCCTTCTACTTTACAAGGGGAATTACGGCCTTATCAGCAACTCGGGTTTAGTTGGCTCCTATTTTTACGTTCTTTCGGATTTGGGGCATGTCTTGCAGATGATATGGGTCTTGGAAAAACAATTCAACTTATTTCCTACCTTTTAAAAGTAAAAGAGAACGAAAAGAGTGACACACCAGCGCTAATCATCTGTCCGACTTCTGTTCTCGGGAATTGGCAAAAGGAATTGGAGAAATTCGCTCCAAGTTTACAAGTGGTCTTACATTATGGAAGTAATCGGCCACAGGATGAGGAATTTGTCAAGTCGGTTCAGCAGGCAGATGTCGTATTAACATCGTACGGACTGTCACATCTCGATTTCGATAGCTTATCCTCTATCCATTGGAGTACGATTGCTTTAGATGAGGCACAAAATATAAAAAATTCGCAAACCAAACAGTCAAGAGCGATTCGAAAGTTAAAGGGCATGCATCATATCGCTTTGACAGGAACCCCTATGGAAAATCGGCTATCTGAATTATGGTCTTTATTTGATTTCATTAATCATGGCTATCTAGGCGGGGTTCAACAATTTCAAAAGCGCTATATTCTTCCGATTGAAAAGGAGCATTCCAAGGAAAAAATTGAAGAATTGCAAAGCCGGATCCGTCCATTTTTACTAAGACGAACGAAAAAGGATCCTGACGTTGAATTGAATCTTCCTGATAAATTAGAACAGAAGGAATATTGCCCGTTAACCGCTGAACAAGCGATGTTATATGAGAGCTATATTCAAGAAACCTTCACCGAAATTGAAAAATTATCGGCCTTTCAACGAAGAGGGTTGATCCTACAGATGCTCAATAAATTAAAACAATTATGTAATCACCCTGCCTTATTTTTAAAAGAAAGTCGCTCAAATAAAATCATCGAACGTTCAGAAAAGCTCCAAAAGCTCGTCGATTTAACCGACTATATTATGAACAATCAAGAAGCCTGTCTTATTTTCACCCAATATATCGGAATGGGTGAAATGATCCAACAAGAACTTGAACAACGATTTAAAGTGAAAATTCCATTTTTAAATGGAAGTATGGCCAAATCACAGCGGGACAAACTTGTGGAACAATTCCAAAACGGCGAATATCCTATTTTCCTTTTATCATTAAAAGCGGGAGGAACAGGGTTGAACTTAACCGCTGCCAATCATGTCATTCATTATGACCGTTGGTGGAACCCTGCGATCGAAAACCAAGCAACAGACCGAGCTTATCGAATTGGACAAAAACGATTCGTACACGTCCATAAACTGATTACAACAGGCACATTAGAAGAAAAAATTGACGAAATGCTTGAGAAAAAACAAGCCCTTAATGATGAAATCATCCAAAGTGACCAATGGATCACCGAATTATCTGATACTGAACTTCATCAATTAATCAAGCTCCAATAG
- a CDS encoding single-stranded DNA-binding protein, translating to MMNHVTLVGRLTKDPELRYTNDGRAFLNIIVAVNRHFRSKKSEGNDTDFILCTIWNKTAENTSKYCEKGSLVGIIGHLRTRSYENQEGRKVYVTEVLVNSIRFLSRKQQEEQEEVPLLEFP from the coding sequence ATGATGAATCATGTCACACTAGTAGGTCGTTTGACGAAAGATCCCGAATTGCGCTATACAAACGATGGAAGGGCCTTTTTGAATATCATTGTTGCAGTGAATCGTCATTTTCGATCGAAAAAAAGTGAAGGAAATGATACTGATTTTATTTTATGCACAATTTGGAATAAAACGGCCGAAAATACGTCGAAGTATTGTGAAAAGGGATCATTAGTTGGGATTATCGGTCATTTGCGGACGCGATCCTATGAAAATCAGGAAGGGAGGAAAGTGTATGTAACAGAGGTATTAGTGAATTCTATTCGTTTCTTAAGTAGAAAGCAACAAGAAGAGCAAGAAGAAGTTCCATTATTAGAATTTCCTTAG
- a CDS encoding YwpF-like family protein — translation MKTFKMISFQIIEQDAVKNIDFIDGLIINKEDEKRTWLLEAFVDISHYDYFRDAQQMTEDLEVQAVISRPENNPAVFLTHIRGIKKLGSHMSILFEGHIKRLRNEYAELLLDDLIQQGFEGEQLLLEFKEKLKSKPEFAANR, via the coding sequence ATGAAAACCTTTAAAATGATTAGTTTTCAAATCATTGAACAAGATGCCGTGAAGAATATTGACTTTATTGATGGATTAATTATTAATAAAGAAGATGAAAAACGTACTTGGTTATTAGAGGCATTCGTAGACATTTCCCACTATGATTATTTTCGGGATGCTCAACAAATGACGGAGGACCTAGAAGTACAAGCGGTCATTTCACGCCCTGAAAATAATCCCGCTGTTTTTCTTACACATATTCGTGGGATTAAGAAATTGGGTTCTCATATGAGTATTCTTTTTGAGGGTCATATAAAACGATTGCGTAATGAATATGCCGAATTATTATTAGACGATCTCATTCAACAAGGTTTTGAAGGGGAACAGCTTCTCCTTGAATTTAAGGAAAAATTAAAGTCTAAACCAGAATTCGCCGCTAATCGATAA
- the fabZ gene encoding 3-hydroxyacyl-ACP dehydratase FabZ, whose translation MLDIQQIKEIIPHRYPFLLVDRILEVEEGKRAVGIKNVSANEEFFNGHFPDYPVMPGVLIVEALAQVGAVAVLKKEENQGKLAFFAGIDKCRFKRQVKPGDQLRLEVEMVRLRGQLGKAKAIATVDGDLVCEAEIMFALGE comes from the coding sequence ATGTTAGATATTCAACAAATAAAGGAAATTATCCCACATCGATATCCATTTTTGCTCGTGGATCGCATTTTAGAAGTAGAAGAGGGAAAGAGGGCTGTAGGTATTAAAAATGTCTCAGCAAACGAAGAGTTTTTTAACGGACATTTTCCTGATTATCCTGTAATGCCTGGAGTCTTAATCGTAGAGGCATTGGCACAAGTGGGGGCCGTCGCCGTACTGAAAAAGGAAGAAAACCAAGGAAAACTTGCCTTTTTCGCAGGAATCGATAAATGTCGCTTTAAGCGCCAAGTAAAACCAGGAGACCAACTCCGATTAGAAGTTGAAATGGTCAGACTAAGAGGACAATTAGGAAAAGCAAAAGCAATTGCAACCGTAGACGGGGATTTAGTTTGCGAAGCGGAAATTATGTTCGCTTTAGGAGAATAA
- a CDS encoding flagellar hook-basal body protein has product MNRTMITATNTLNQLQKQLDIIGHNLANVDTNGYKRRESNFTELLVQQMNNQLNPARDLPRLTPRGIRMGVGAKLAQSQMVTTQGSLQETNRPLDFALTNENQFFKVLVQENGEGQIRYTRDGGFYVTPVNDREVMLVNAQGFPLLDEQNQFITFSSQSKEIQLQSGGVLDTGDGQFINLGIVMVDHPQYLEQKGGNLLGMPNNPPIPETEILRELTGIERQEISLQQGSLEKSNVDVAKEMTDMMNVQRSYQFQSRSITLADQMLGLVNGLR; this is encoded by the coding sequence ATGAATCGCACAATGATCACAGCAACAAATACACTTAATCAATTGCAAAAACAATTGGATATCATCGGGCATAATTTGGCGAATGTAGACACGAACGGGTATAAACGTCGCGAATCCAATTTTACAGAATTATTAGTTCAACAAATGAATAATCAATTAAACCCAGCCCGCGATCTTCCTAGACTCACTCCAAGAGGAATCCGAATGGGAGTAGGGGCAAAACTAGCACAATCACAAATGGTCACAACTCAAGGAAGTTTGCAAGAGACAAACCGCCCACTAGACTTTGCCCTTACAAACGAAAACCAATTTTTTAAAGTATTGGTTCAAGAAAATGGGGAAGGGCAAATTCGCTATACCCGAGACGGGGGTTTCTATGTGACACCGGTAAATGATCGTGAGGTGATGCTTGTAAATGCACAGGGTTTTCCTCTATTGGACGAGCAAAATCAATTCATCACTTTTTCATCCCAATCAAAAGAGATCCAATTACAATCTGGAGGAGTATTAGATACTGGGGATGGACAATTTATTAATCTTGGAATCGTCATGGTTGACCACCCGCAGTATTTAGAACAAAAAGGGGGGAATCTTCTTGGAATGCCCAATAATCCACCGATTCCTGAGACTGAAATTTTGCGAGAATTAACTGGCATCGAACGCCAAGAAATAAGCCTTCAACAAGGTTCCCTAGAGAAATCAAATGTGGACGTAGCGAAGGAAATGACCGATATGATGAATGTCCAACGTTCCTATCAATTTCAATCACGATCCATTACATTAGCAGACCAAATGCTGGGCTTAGTGAATGGTTTAAGATAA
- a CDS encoding flagellar hook-basal body protein, producing the protein MFRGFYTAASGMITQQRRTEMLSNNMANVNTPGFKSDQSTLRAFPEMLLSQLNQTKTPTQKNLTIPHSSFVGGVNTGVYMQETIPNFRQGDLRETGIKTDLALLDIDLPVNNEGESGTVLYTIQGPEGNIRYTRNGNFTVDGEGYLTTASGLYVLDRNGNPIRTNTDQFVVDENGQVFAEGEFVSQLGIAYSANSHDLVKMGDGLYRMENGRLPSAFTMNNVSFRVQQGFIERSNVDPARTMTDMLTAYRAFEANQKVLQAYDRSMEKAANEVGRLN; encoded by the coding sequence ATGTTTCGAGGCTTTTACACAGCTGCATCAGGGATGATTACACAACAACGCCGCACCGAAATGCTTTCAAATAATATGGCGAATGTGAATACACCTGGATTTAAATCGGATCAATCCACTTTACGTGCTTTTCCTGAGATGTTGTTAAGCCAACTTAATCAAACTAAGACTCCTACTCAAAAAAATTTAACGATTCCCCATTCTTCCTTTGTAGGGGGAGTGAATACAGGTGTCTATATGCAAGAAACAATTCCAAACTTCCGGCAAGGGGATCTTCGGGAAACAGGCATAAAGACCGATTTGGCCTTATTAGACATTGACCTTCCCGTGAATAATGAGGGTGAAAGTGGTACGGTATTATACACTATACAAGGCCCTGAAGGCAATATTCGATATACTCGGAACGGTAATTTTACAGTGGATGGAGAAGGGTATTTAACAACAGCTAGTGGCTTATATGTGCTTGATCGTAATGGGAATCCAATTCGTACGAATACAGACCAATTCGTTGTAGACGAAAATGGACAAGTGTTTGCTGAAGGAGAGTTTGTAAGCCAATTAGGCATTGCTTATTCGGCCAATTCTCATGATTTAGTAAAGATGGGCGATGGCTTATATAGAATGGAGAATGGTAGATTACCAAGCGCGTTTACGATGAACAATGTATCATTTCGAGTTCAGCAAGGATTTATTGAACGGTCAAATGTTGATCCAGCTAGAACAATGACCGATATGTTGACAGCTTATCGTGCTTTTGAAGCGAATCAAAAAGTTCTGCAAGCTTATGATCGTAGCATGGAGAAGGCAGCAAATGAAGTGGGTCGACTCAATTAG
- a CDS encoding rod shape-determining protein translates to MFSKDIGIDLGTANVLIHVKSQGIVLNEPSVVAIDRNSNKVLAVGEEARRMVGRTPGNIVAIRPLKDGVIADFDITEAMLKYFLNKLNVKGFLSKPRILICCPTNITSVEQKAIREAAEKSGGKKVYLEEEPKVAAIGAGMDIFQPSGNMVVDIGGGTTDVAVLSMGDIVTSQSINMAGDIFDMEILSYIKKQYKLLIGERTAENIKINIGTVYPGARDEKMEIRGRDMVSGLPRTLTINSKEIEGALREPVSAIVHAAKNVLEKTPPELSADIIDRGVILTGGGALLHGIDQLLADELKVPVLIAENPMDCVVIGTGIMLDNIDKLSSRKLI, encoded by the coding sequence ATGTTTTCAAAAGATATTGGAATAGACTTAGGGACAGCTAATGTTCTTATTCATGTAAAAAGCCAAGGAATAGTGTTAAACGAACCATCTGTAGTAGCGATCGATCGTAACTCGAATAAGGTATTGGCGGTTGGGGAAGAAGCACGTCGTATGGTAGGGCGGACGCCAGGAAATATCGTTGCGATTCGACCGCTGAAAGACGGGGTGATCGCGGATTTTGACATAACAGAGGCTATGCTCAAATACTTTCTTAATAAATTAAATGTCAAAGGGTTCTTATCCAAGCCAAGAATTCTCATTTGTTGCCCAACGAATATTACAAGTGTAGAACAAAAGGCAATTCGTGAAGCAGCAGAAAAAAGCGGCGGAAAGAAAGTTTATTTAGAGGAAGAACCAAAAGTTGCGGCCATCGGTGCTGGAATGGATATATTCCAACCGAGCGGGAATATGGTCGTGGATATCGGTGGGGGAACAACAGATGTTGCCGTCCTATCTATGGGAGACATTGTCACGTCTCAATCCATCAACATGGCGGGTGACATTTTTGACATGGAGATTTTAAGTTACATAAAGAAACAGTATAAGCTATTAATTGGGGAAAGAACAGCTGAAAATATTAAAATTAATATTGGAACCGTTTATCCAGGAGCCCGTGATGAAAAAATGGAAATTCGCGGACGAGATATGGTATCAGGATTACCACGTACATTAACGATCAATTCAAAGGAAATTGAAGGGGCACTTAGAGAGCCTGTTTCTGCAATCGTTCATGCGGCAAAAAATGTGTTAGAGAAAACTCCTCCTGAACTTTCAGCAGATATTATTGATCGTGGGGTTATTTTAACAGGTGGGGGAGCTTTACTTCACGGAATTGATCAACTTCTTGCAGACGAATTAAAGGTGCCCGTATTAATTGCGGAAAACCCAATGGATTGTGTAGTAATCGGAACAGGAATTATGTTGGATAACATTGATAAGCTTTCCAGTCGGAAACTTATTTAA
- the spoIIID gene encoding sporulation transcriptional regulator SpoIIID, translating into MHDYIKERTIKIGKYIVETKKTVRVIAKEFGVSKSTVHKDLTERLPEINPELANEVKAILDYHKSIRHLRGGEATKKKYKKESAK; encoded by the coding sequence GTGCACGATTACATCAAAGAAAGAACGATCAAGATTGGAAAGTATATCGTGGAGACGAAAAAAACAGTTCGCGTAATTGCGAAGGAGTTTGGCGTATCCAAAAGTACTGTCCACAAAGATTTAACAGAAAGATTGCCAGAAATTAATCCTGAACTTGCTAATGAAGTGAAAGCCATATTAGATTATCATAAATCAATTCGACATTTGCGTGGAGGAGAAGCAACAAAGAAAAAGTACAAAAAAGAATCAGCAAAGTAA
- a CDS encoding M23 family metallopeptidase, producing MREEEKKQSSQKMRNILKKRWVFPAIYLASAAILISGIIWYQASDDEVKDEYGYDESANKENFDNPAVEVNKAMENIVMPMKNPDAAVIKKEFYDHKASKEKQEAALVVYNNTYQPNTGIDLASKDGKSFEVTAALSGKVTNVQEDSFLGNVIEIEHRDGVVTVYQSVKDLKVEKGDTVTQGQVIAKAGQSLFNEEAGIHVHFEIRKDDKPINPQSYFNKPVSSLSELPKEEKEKEESKTEDKAQEQKPSDNQDTSDIQQPSDEETTPSKDEQTKETPSNDQDKSDEESPKEQPKQNTQG from the coding sequence ATGAGAGAGGAAGAAAAGAAACAATCTTCTCAAAAAATGAGGAACATTTTAAAAAAACGTTGGGTATTTCCGGCAATTTATCTTGCGAGTGCAGCTATTTTAATTTCAGGTATTATTTGGTATCAAGCGAGCGATGACGAAGTAAAAGATGAGTATGGTTATGATGAATCGGCCAATAAAGAAAACTTTGATAATCCTGCGGTTGAAGTCAATAAGGCGATGGAGAACATCGTCATGCCTATGAAGAACCCTGATGCAGCTGTCATAAAAAAGGAATTCTATGATCATAAAGCTTCTAAAGAAAAACAAGAGGCAGCACTTGTCGTTTACAATAATACGTATCAACCAAACACTGGAATTGATCTCGCTTCAAAAGATGGAAAAAGCTTTGAAGTTACAGCAGCATTAAGTGGAAAAGTTACAAATGTACAAGAGGATAGCTTCTTAGGAAATGTAATCGAAATTGAACATCGTGATGGTGTGGTCACTGTCTATCAATCCGTAAAAGATTTGAAAGTTGAAAAAGGTGATACAGTTACACAAGGACAAGTGATTGCTAAAGCAGGACAAAGTCTTTTTAATGAAGAAGCAGGAATCCATGTTCATTTCGAGATTCGTAAAGATGATAAGCCGATTAACCCACAAAGCTATTTTAACAAACCTGTCTCTTCACTAAGCGAACTTCCAAAAGAAGAGAAGGAAAAAGAAGAATCAAAAACAGAAGACAAAGCGCAAGAGCAAAAACCTTCTGATAACCAAGATACTTCAGACATACAACAACCTTCTGACGAAGAAACAACTCCATCAAAAGATGAACAAACGAAAGAGACACCTTCAAATGACCAAGACAAATCGGATGAAGAGTCTCCAAAAGAACAACCAAAACAAAATACTCAAGGATAA
- a CDS encoding VanZ family protein, which translates to MRLLIKIIFTIAPFLYMGLIWILSSMPDNVVIQLSDEKLDGFFKESLHLIEFAILYILFIVALLVNKQLIFPLHIASAIVAIFYGFIDEIHQAFIPFRSATLIDAIKDMIGVFVLAFIVHHTYFSHRENKISQLMHKVERWVNL; encoded by the coding sequence ATGAGGTTATTGATCAAAATTATCTTTACAATAGCGCCTTTTTTGTATATGGGACTCATTTGGATATTATCCAGTATGCCAGATAATGTGGTGATCCAATTATCTGATGAAAAATTGGACGGTTTTTTTAAAGAGTCGCTACACTTAATTGAATTTGCGATTCTATACATTTTGTTCATTGTAGCTTTATTAGTGAATAAACAGTTAATTTTTCCTCTTCATATTGCTTCAGCCATCGTGGCAATTTTTTATGGATTTATAGATGAGATTCATCAGGCTTTTATTCCCTTTCGCTCCGCTACTTTGATTGATGCCATTAAGGATATGATAGGAGTATTTGTCCTTGCCTTCATCGTTCATCACACCTATTTTTCCCACCGTGAAAATAAAATATCCCAATTAATGCATAAAGTTGAGCGATGGGTCAATTTATAA
- the spoIID gene encoding stage II sporulation protein D, producing the protein MKKLNPVIVALSILLVAAMAVPALLVLPFSSNDQAKGKLGEQLEKPTKSNTNQPESSIEVSVFRSNQNTVEKLPLEKYVAGVVAAEMPADFEKEALKAQALSARTFIVKKIMNPTNGTLPQNADVTDTIQHQVYKNQQELKGIWGKGFDWKMKKIEKAVSETAGQILTYNGEPIEASFFSTSNGFTENSESYWNHSIPYLKSVESPWDKNSPKFQSKKSLKLSEFEAKLGVKLNTTKDVGIITARTPGKRVATVKIGNQELTGREVREKLDLRSTDFSWVLKGDEIIITTKGYGHGVGMSQYGANGMAKEGKNYKEIVKHYYQDVEISPSEKLLANQTTARK; encoded by the coding sequence ATGAAGAAGTTGAATCCTGTAATCGTAGCACTCTCTATTTTACTCGTAGCTGCAATGGCTGTACCAGCACTGCTCGTTCTCCCCTTCTCTTCAAATGACCAGGCAAAAGGAAAGCTAGGTGAACAATTAGAAAAACCGACGAAATCAAACACAAATCAGCCAGAATCCTCCATTGAAGTATCTGTTTTTCGTTCTAATCAAAACACCGTAGAAAAGCTCCCATTAGAAAAGTATGTTGCGGGGGTTGTGGCAGCTGAAATGCCCGCAGACTTTGAAAAAGAGGCATTAAAAGCACAAGCTTTATCTGCACGCACCTTTATTGTGAAAAAAATCATGAATCCTACAAATGGTACACTACCCCAAAATGCCGATGTCACAGATACGATTCAGCACCAAGTCTATAAAAATCAACAAGAATTAAAAGGGATTTGGGGAAAGGGTTTTGATTGGAAAATGAAGAAGATCGAAAAAGCTGTATCCGAAACAGCTGGACAAATCTTAACTTATAATGGTGAACCTATAGAGGCCTCATTCTTTTCAACGAGTAATGGCTTTACAGAGAATTCAGAATCCTATTGGAATCATTCTATTCCCTATTTAAAAAGTGTAGAAAGTCCTTGGGATAAAAATTCGCCAAAGTTTCAATCTAAGAAATCACTAAAACTAAGTGAATTTGAAGCGAAATTAGGGGTGAAATTAAATACGACCAAAGATGTTGGAATTATTACGGCGAGAACCCCTGGAAAACGGGTAGCAACAGTGAAAATCGGAAATCAAGAATTGACAGGAAGAGAAGTCCGCGAAAAATTAGATTTACGTTCCACTGACTTTAGCTGGGTTCTAAAAGGGGATGAAATTATTATCACAACAAAAGGATATGGTCACGGAGTTGGTATGAGCCAATATGGGGCAAATGGAATGGCAAAGGAAGGGAAAAATTATAAAGAAATTGTGAAACATTATTACCAGGATGTAGAGATTTCCCCTTCAGAGAAACTATTAGCAAATCAAACGACAGCTAGAAAATAG